One segment of Thermosynechococcus sp. HN-54 DNA contains the following:
- a CDS encoding anthranilate phosphoribosyltransferase family protein, with protein MSPLFRDLLKKVGSGAHTHKDLTRAEAALALRLMLEQVATPAQIGAFLIAHRIKRPTPEEMAGMLDTYNELGPKIPALETSHPVMILSQPYDGRDRTFPLSPLTALVLAAAGLPVLQHGGDRMPTKEGVPLIDLWRCLGVDWSTLTLEQITHCLEQTGLGFVYLPRHFPAAQGLVPYREQIGKRPPIATLELIWNPYQGRSHLVAGFVHPPTEGIMRDALYLHGVHEFTTVKGLEGSCDLPRERTAIIGLARNGDNPWQRLRLHPQEYGMASSNVPWPEETTTATKMMAAVLAAEEQPLTTSVIWNSGFYLWQGGKADSLNSGLALSSELLRSGRVAQHLQKLQTILEKV; from the coding sequence ATGAGTCCTCTCTTTCGTGATCTCCTGAAAAAAGTTGGCAGTGGTGCCCACACCCATAAGGATTTGACCCGTGCTGAGGCAGCCCTAGCGTTGCGACTGATGCTGGAACAGGTGGCAACTCCAGCCCAAATTGGCGCGTTTCTCATTGCCCATCGGATTAAGCGACCCACGCCGGAAGAGATGGCGGGAATGCTCGATACGTACAACGAGCTAGGTCCGAAAATTCCAGCGCTTGAGACCAGTCACCCAGTCATGATCCTCAGTCAACCCTACGATGGTCGCGATCGCACGTTTCCCCTGAGTCCTCTAACAGCATTGGTTTTGGCGGCTGCTGGACTGCCTGTCCTCCAACATGGGGGCGATCGCATGCCCACCAAGGAAGGCGTTCCCCTTATTGATCTATGGCGCTGCCTAGGGGTGGACTGGTCAACCCTGACCCTAGAACAAATCACCCATTGCCTAGAGCAAACAGGTTTAGGCTTTGTTTATCTGCCGCGGCACTTTCCTGCTGCCCAAGGGCTAGTCCCCTACCGTGAGCAAATTGGTAAACGCCCTCCCATTGCCACATTGGAACTCATCTGGAATCCTTACCAAGGGCGCAGTCACCTCGTAGCAGGGTTTGTTCATCCGCCTACGGAAGGGATCATGCGCGATGCCCTCTATCTCCACGGTGTTCACGAATTTACTACCGTCAAAGGCCTTGAAGGCAGTTGTGATTTGCCCCGCGAACGCACCGCCATTATTGGCCTAGCGCGTAACGGAGATAATCCTTGGCAACGCCTACGTCTGCATCCCCAAGAGTATGGCATGGCGAGCAGTAATGTGCCTTGGCCAGAGGAGACAACGACTGCTACAAAAATGATGGCTGCCGTTCTTGCCGCAGAAGAGCAGCCCCTCACCACCTCCGTGATCTGGAATAGTGGATTTTACCTGTGGCAGGGGGGCAAAGCCGATAGTCTCAATTCCGGACTCGCACTCAGCAGCGAACTCCTCCGCAGTGGTCGGGTGGCTCAACACTTACAGAAATTGCAAACCATACTGGAGAAGGTCTAG
- a CDS encoding LysR family transcriptional regulator, protein MRLDQLQSFLAVAETGSFQAAARRCGVTQPTISRQIQALEESLGIQLLHRSNRAKLTVAGDLFLRRAHRICQEWQAANAELKAMQNGQQQELCIAAIHSICRYFLPALLPTFCQAFPQMQLRVTALGSDRALKVLQDGLVDLAIVMGDRHLLKQSEWVIEPLYSEPVQVVMAAEHPLAANETLTWPALANFPHVVFKDGYGMRRLVAEEFSRRGLSWQPALELNTPDAFIAVIRESEMVALLPRSALKEALHDPTLVIRDLTTPPPPRQVLATTTRDRLTLPPVAQLLTLIRQQATHESSLS, encoded by the coding sequence ATGCGACTTGATCAGTTGCAATCTTTTTTGGCCGTTGCTGAAACGGGGAGTTTCCAAGCGGCAGCGCGGCGGTGTGGGGTGACGCAGCCTACGATTAGTCGGCAAATCCAAGCCTTAGAAGAAAGTTTGGGGATTCAACTTTTGCACCGCTCGAATCGCGCCAAATTGACGGTAGCAGGGGATCTCTTTTTGCGCCGTGCCCATCGCATTTGTCAGGAGTGGCAAGCCGCCAATGCTGAACTCAAAGCCATGCAAAATGGCCAGCAGCAGGAACTCTGCATCGCTGCGATTCACTCCATTTGCCGCTACTTTTTGCCTGCGCTGTTGCCGACGTTTTGCCAAGCCTTTCCCCAAATGCAGTTGCGGGTGACGGCCCTAGGGAGCGATCGCGCCCTCAAAGTCTTGCAGGATGGCTTAGTGGATTTAGCCATTGTCATGGGCGATCGCCATCTTCTCAAACAGTCGGAATGGGTGATTGAACCGCTGTATAGTGAACCTGTGCAAGTGGTAATGGCGGCTGAACATCCCCTTGCAGCTAACGAAACCTTGACATGGCCAGCATTGGCCAATTTTCCCCATGTGGTGTTCAAGGATGGCTATGGCATGCGCCGCTTGGTGGCCGAGGAATTTAGCCGCCGAGGCTTGTCTTGGCAACCCGCCCTAGAACTCAACACCCCTGATGCGTTTATTGCCGTCATCCGCGAAAGTGAAATGGTGGCTTTGCTGCCGCGCTCAGCGCTCAAGGAAGCGCTCCACGATCCCACCCTCGTGATTCGTGATTTAACCACGCCACCGCCCCCGCGTCAGGTGTTGGCCACTACCACCCGCGATCGCCTGACCTTACCGCCCGTTGCCCAATTGCTCACCTTGATCCGCCAGCAGGCTACCCATGAGTCCTCTCTTTCGTGA
- a CDS encoding nitrate ABC transporter ATP-binding protein (This model describes the ATP binding subunits of ATP-binding cassette (ABC) transporters for nitrate transport, or for bicarbonate transport, in bacteria and archaea.) — protein sequence MAKSLPFIEIDHVDQVFDLPGGDRYIALKNIHLEIQKGEFISLVGHSGCGKSTLLNIIAGFQRPTSGGVVMAGRQVTQPGPDRMVVFQNYSLLPWKTVYQNVALAVASVLPHLSKSEQRARVEAALQQVHLSQARDKFPAQLSGGMKQRVAIARALAIDPQVLLLDEPFGALDALTRGSLQDELMQVCQSSETTCIMVTHDVDEALLLSDRVVLLTNGPEAHIGQILKIPFARPRNRHDVLNHPSYYGLRNEMIAFLNQQKRRRPPLEVPTAAPTVPAGLTLGFMPLMDSAPLIVAKEMGFFAKYGLEPVTLHREESWQDLVMGVITGRLTGAQLLAAMPLAMTLGLNGQPPQPLMTSLVLSRNGNAITFSRQLWQQGVKTAEDLRAYIQRTGDRPRFGVVHAASMHNLLLRYWLAAAGIDPDYDVELLVIPPPQMVYHLKAGHISGFCVGQPWNSHAVREGIGVVVATDLDIWPGHPEKVLGMRPDWVEANPQQHLALVKALIEACEYCDTIKHRAEIAQLLCRPEYVGCTPEDAYAGFVDPLDWGDGIAAAFQPRFHQFYVDRSPCPGRLEGLWIMTQLARWQLTPFPKNWLEIVEQVRRADLFGAAARDLKVLDNEPDRCTFALFDGRLFDPDNPLAYIEAATIRRALDIRTVDPSAVAAV from the coding sequence ATGGCCAAGTCTTTGCCTTTCATTGAAATTGACCATGTGGATCAGGTCTTTGATCTGCCGGGGGGCGATCGCTACATTGCCCTGAAGAATATTCACCTCGAAATCCAAAAAGGGGAGTTTATTTCCCTTGTGGGTCACTCCGGTTGTGGCAAGTCCACCCTGTTGAATATCATTGCCGGGTTTCAGCGGCCTACCAGTGGCGGTGTGGTAATGGCAGGACGGCAGGTGACTCAGCCAGGGCCCGATCGCATGGTGGTGTTCCAAAACTATTCACTGCTGCCTTGGAAAACGGTGTACCAGAATGTGGCCTTGGCGGTGGCGTCAGTGTTGCCCCACCTCAGTAAAAGTGAACAGCGGGCACGGGTGGAGGCAGCCCTGCAACAAGTCCATCTCAGTCAAGCCAGAGATAAATTCCCTGCCCAATTGTCGGGGGGGATGAAGCAACGGGTGGCGATCGCCCGCGCGCTTGCCATTGATCCTCAAGTCCTTTTGCTGGATGAACCCTTTGGTGCCCTCGATGCCCTGACCCGCGGATCGCTCCAGGACGAATTAATGCAGGTGTGCCAAAGCAGCGAAACCACTTGCATTATGGTGACCCACGATGTGGATGAAGCGCTGCTGCTCTCGGATCGGGTGGTGCTGCTCACCAATGGCCCTGAAGCCCACATTGGCCAAATTCTCAAAATTCCCTTTGCCCGCCCCCGCAATCGCCACGATGTGCTCAACCATCCCAGCTACTATGGCCTGCGCAATGAGATGATTGCGTTTCTCAATCAACAGAAACGCCGCCGCCCGCCTTTGGAGGTGCCCACGGCTGCGCCAACAGTGCCAGCAGGCCTGACCCTTGGCTTTATGCCCCTGATGGACAGTGCGCCGCTGATTGTTGCCAAGGAAATGGGCTTCTTTGCGAAGTATGGCTTGGAGCCGGTGACGCTGCATCGCGAAGAAAGCTGGCAGGACTTGGTGATGGGGGTGATCACGGGTCGCTTGACGGGCGCTCAACTGTTGGCGGCTATGCCCTTGGCGATGACGTTGGGGCTAAATGGTCAACCCCCCCAACCCCTCATGACTTCCTTGGTGCTGAGTCGCAATGGCAATGCCATCACCTTTAGTCGCCAGTTGTGGCAGCAGGGGGTGAAAACGGCTGAAGATCTGCGCGCCTATATTCAGCGCACGGGCGATCGCCCCCGCTTTGGTGTGGTTCATGCCGCATCAATGCACAACTTACTCCTGCGGTACTGGCTGGCAGCCGCCGGCATTGACCCCGATTACGATGTCGAGTTGTTGGTGATTCCACCGCCCCAAATGGTCTATCACCTCAAGGCCGGCCACATCAGTGGCTTTTGCGTCGGTCAACCTTGGAATTCCCATGCAGTGCGCGAAGGTATTGGGGTGGTTGTGGCAACGGATCTGGACATTTGGCCGGGGCATCCAGAAAAAGTCTTGGGTATGCGTCCCGATTGGGTTGAGGCCAACCCGCAGCAGCATTTAGCGCTGGTCAAGGCATTGATCGAAGCCTGCGAATACTGTGACACCATCAAGCATCGCGCCGAAATTGCCCAACTGTTGTGTCGCCCAGAGTATGTCGGCTGCACCCCTGAGGATGCCTATGCGGGGTTTGTTGATCCCCTCGATTGGGGAGATGGCATTGCTGCTGCTTTTCAACCCCGTTTTCACCAGTTCTATGTGGATCGCTCCCCCTGTCCTGGGCGATTGGAGGGGCTGTGGATCATGACCCAGTTGGCACGCTGGCAACTCACACCCTTTCCCAAGAATTGGCTGGAAATTGTCGAGCAAGTACGGCGAGCTGATCTCTTTGGGGCAGCAGCACGGGATCTCAAGGTGCTCGATAACGAGCCAGACCGCTGTACATTTGCCCTCTTTGATGGACGCCTCTTTGACCCCGACAATCCGTTGGCCTACATTGAAGCGGCGACTATCCGTCGTGCCCTTGACATCCGAACCGTTGACCCATCCGCAGTTGCTGCGGTTTAA
- the ntrB gene encoding nitrate ABC transporter permease, whose amino-acid sequence MASRSLGLSRPRWHRWLKGLKRSQVFRKVILGGVGVLCFLVIWQFVCMAGLLRLPAPLTVITDTWELIIDPFYQGSGTDVGLGWQILTSLRRVAIGFSLAAVIGVGLGMLIGSSRVLYDAVDPILQVLRPVPPLAWLPISLAALRDNEPAAIFVIFITAIWPIIINTIVGVQQIPKDYKNVARVLRLSRKDYFLNILVPATVPYVFTGLRIGIGLSWLAIVAAEMLIGGVGIGFFIWDAWNSSLVSEIIVAVIYVGIVGLVLDRSVAFVGRLLSHGEEVHS is encoded by the coding sequence ATGGCAAGTCGTTCTCTTGGTTTGAGTCGTCCGCGGTGGCACCGCTGGCTAAAGGGCTTAAAACGTTCGCAGGTATTCCGCAAGGTGATATTGGGCGGTGTGGGGGTACTGTGCTTTTTGGTGATTTGGCAATTTGTCTGCATGGCAGGTTTGCTCCGCTTACCAGCGCCCCTGACTGTTATTACTGACACTTGGGAGTTGATCATTGATCCCTTTTATCAAGGGAGTGGTACCGATGTGGGATTGGGGTGGCAAATTCTCACCAGTCTGCGGCGGGTGGCTATTGGCTTTTCCTTGGCAGCAGTTATTGGGGTAGGGCTAGGAATGCTGATTGGCTCTAGCCGGGTGCTCTACGATGCAGTGGATCCTATTCTGCAGGTATTGCGTCCAGTGCCGCCCCTTGCTTGGTTGCCCATTTCCCTTGCGGCTCTGCGGGACAATGAACCAGCAGCGATTTTTGTGATTTTTATTACGGCAATTTGGCCGATTATCATCAACACGATTGTCGGTGTACAGCAAATTCCCAAGGATTACAAAAATGTGGCACGGGTGTTGCGGCTCTCTCGCAAGGATTATTTCCTGAATATTCTCGTGCCAGCAACGGTGCCCTATGTGTTTACGGGGCTGCGGATTGGTATTGGTCTGTCGTGGTTGGCGATTGTGGCGGCGGAGATGCTCATTGGCGGTGTCGGCATTGGCTTCTTTATTTGGGATGCTTGGAACAGCTCCCTAGTCAGTGAAATTATCGTTGCCGTGATCTACGTGGGCATTGTCGGCTTGGTCTTGGATCGCTCGGTGGCCTTTGTAGGTCGCTTGCTTAGCCACGGCGAAGAGGTGCACTCTTAA
- a CDS encoding molybdopterin-dependent oxidoreductase, which translates to MSTPRVGSLAVQSSRYLCYYRNTSDSIQQIYLSNQPTWQRVVFPGQQLLFHGDATADLIISSEQGVRCCPCESLRIEEKGRSVPEPTEPVSSLCPYCGVGCGLEAVPQGKGSYKIRGDRQHPSSQGMVCVKGATILEALDRDRLAYPLWRERLDQPFTVISWDEAMTRLVERIEWVRRQQGADAICMYGSGQFQTEDYYVAQKLLKGCLGTNNFDANSRLCMSSAVSAYMASFGADGPPCCYDDLEATDCAFLIGTNTAECHPIVFNRLRNHHKRDRRVKLIVVDPRRTPTAEVADLHLAIRPGTDIDLLHGIGHLLLQWGQIDAEFIEECTEGFAEYVKLLAAYTPEWVAERCGIAQGDLEQAARYWGHAQAVLSLWSMGINQSAEGTAKARCLINLHLLTGQIGRPGSGPFSLTGQPNAMGGREAGGLSHLLPGYRQVTNPQHRQEVEDFWGLPRGQISDRPGRTAWQIVEGLERGEVGLLWIAATNPAVSFPHLERAKAAFLKSPFTVYQDAYFPTETAAYAHLILPAAQWSEKTGVMTNSERRVTLAPAFRSPPGVARADWEIFAEVGRRLGYERLFNFADAAAVYAEFVQLTAGRPCDQSGLSHERLARLGALQWPCPAGTSDEEARKPKRLYTDWRFHTPDQRARFCLAHSQGVAEPTDDIYSFTLTTGRLYGHWHTQTRTGRIAKIQKMHPDPFVEMHPDDAANLHLKDGDWVEVRSRRGQVCLPVILTKAIRPGTLFVPMHWGFLFADSGEANQLTHPIACPVSQQPELKACAVQVLPLKLRQTPYTPTVQESGIALKQ; encoded by the coding sequence ATGAGTACCCCACGGGTTGGCTCGTTGGCCGTCCAGTCCAGTCGTTACCTCTGCTACTACCGCAACACTAGCGACAGCATTCAGCAGATTTACTTGTCAAATCAGCCCACGTGGCAACGGGTGGTGTTTCCGGGGCAGCAGCTTTTGTTCCATGGTGATGCCACAGCGGATCTGATCATTTCCTCGGAGCAAGGGGTCAGGTGCTGTCCCTGTGAATCCCTACGGATTGAGGAAAAAGGCCGTTCGGTGCCTGAACCAACTGAGCCTGTGTCCTCCCTGTGTCCCTACTGCGGCGTCGGTTGTGGCTTGGAAGCAGTCCCCCAAGGTAAGGGGAGCTATAAAATTCGCGGCGATCGCCAGCATCCCTCCTCCCAAGGCATGGTCTGTGTCAAGGGGGCAACGATTTTGGAAGCCCTTGATCGCGATCGCTTGGCCTATCCCCTCTGGCGAGAGCGACTGGATCAGCCCTTTACCGTAATTTCTTGGGACGAGGCCATGACCCGCCTTGTGGAACGCATCGAATGGGTGCGCCGTCAGCAGGGGGCTGACGCCATTTGTATGTACGGTTCCGGGCAATTTCAAACCGAAGACTACTACGTGGCACAGAAACTCCTGAAGGGGTGCCTCGGTACAAACAACTTTGATGCCAATTCCCGCTTGTGCATGTCCTCGGCGGTGTCTGCCTACATGGCTAGCTTCGGTGCCGATGGTCCGCCTTGCTGCTACGACGATTTAGAGGCCACCGATTGTGCCTTTTTGATTGGCACCAATACTGCTGAATGCCACCCCATTGTCTTTAATCGTCTGCGCAACCACCACAAGCGCGATCGCCGCGTCAAGTTGATTGTTGTGGATCCGCGGCGCACCCCCACAGCAGAAGTCGCAGATCTCCACCTTGCGATTCGACCAGGTACCGACATTGACTTGCTCCACGGCATTGGCCACCTGCTGCTGCAATGGGGACAGATCGATGCGGAGTTCATTGAGGAGTGTACTGAGGGCTTTGCCGAGTATGTAAAGCTGCTAGCAGCCTACACCCCAGAATGGGTGGCAGAACGGTGTGGCATTGCTCAAGGCGATCTCGAACAGGCAGCTCGCTATTGGGGTCATGCCCAAGCAGTACTCTCCCTCTGGTCAATGGGCATTAACCAATCCGCTGAAGGGACGGCGAAAGCCCGCTGTCTCATTAACCTCCACCTATTGACGGGGCAAATTGGCCGCCCAGGGAGTGGCCCCTTTTCACTGACAGGGCAACCCAATGCCATGGGAGGACGCGAAGCGGGGGGGTTAAGCCATTTGCTGCCGGGCTATCGCCAAGTGACGAATCCCCAGCATCGCCAAGAGGTGGAGGACTTTTGGGGGCTGCCGCGAGGGCAAATTAGCGATCGCCCCGGTCGTACCGCTTGGCAAATTGTCGAAGGTTTGGAACGAGGGGAGGTTGGCTTATTGTGGATTGCTGCCACCAATCCTGCGGTGAGCTTCCCCCATTTAGAGCGTGCCAAGGCGGCCTTTCTCAAATCTCCCTTTACCGTTTATCAGGATGCCTACTTTCCCACGGAGACGGCAGCCTATGCCCACTTGATTTTGCCGGCAGCTCAATGGAGTGAGAAAACCGGTGTCATGACCAACTCCGAGCGCCGTGTCACCCTTGCCCCCGCCTTTCGCTCCCCGCCGGGGGTTGCCCGTGCCGATTGGGAAATTTTTGCCGAGGTGGGTCGCCGCTTGGGGTATGAGCGTCTCTTTAACTTTGCCGATGCCGCTGCTGTCTATGCCGAATTTGTGCAACTCACTGCCGGTCGTCCCTGCGATCAATCGGGTCTGAGTCACGAGCGATTAGCCCGTTTAGGCGCTCTACAATGGCCCTGCCCGGCGGGTACCAGTGATGAAGAAGCCCGTAAGCCCAAACGCCTCTATACCGATTGGCGATTTCACACCCCTGATCAACGGGCACGTTTTTGCCTTGCTCATAGTCAAGGGGTGGCTGAACCGACCGATGACATCTACAGCTTTACCCTGACGACGGGTCGCCTCTACGGTCACTGGCACACGCAAACCCGTACCGGTCGCATTGCCAAAATTCAAAAAATGCACCCCGATCCCTTTGTGGAAATGCACCCCGACGATGCCGCAAACTTGCATCTCAAAGACGGGGATTGGGTAGAGGTGCGATCGCGCCGCGGTCAAGTGTGCCTGCCGGTCATCCTCACCAAGGCAATTCGTCCGGGAACCCTCTTTGTGCCTATGCACTGGGGCTTTCTCTTTGCCGATAGTGGTGAGGCAAACCAACTGACCCACCCCATTGCCTGTCCAGTGTCGCAGCAGCCAGAACTCAAAGCCTGTGCGGTGCAGGTGCTGCCCTTAAAATTGCGACAGACGCCCTATACCCCCACCGTGCAGGAAAGTGGTATTGCTCTCAAGCAATGA
- a CDS encoding ABC transporter ATP-binding protein: METLYRLDPRLTATQHLRIEGVSKSYPSANGTHVVLEDIHLEVSSGEFVCFIGHSGCGKTTLLNMVAGFTAPTQGEITLNGVPVRRPGPDRMMVFQNYALLPWLTAYQNIELAVKAVYPQKTRQRRRQIVEEHLELVGLTAAAHKRPAQLSGGMKQRVAIARALAIRPEVLILDEPFGALDAITKEELQDELLKIWRSHRLTVLMITHDIDEALYLADRVVMMTNGPAARIGDILKIPFPRPRRRSQLLEDPQYYHLRNQVVDFLYTRFGH, from the coding sequence ATGGAAACCCTCTATCGTCTTGACCCTCGCCTGACTGCTACCCAACACCTGCGTATTGAAGGGGTGAGCAAGTCTTACCCTAGTGCCAATGGCACCCATGTGGTGCTGGAGGACATTCACCTTGAGGTGAGTAGTGGGGAATTTGTTTGTTTCATTGGCCATTCTGGCTGTGGCAAAACCACCCTCCTGAATATGGTTGCGGGTTTTACAGCGCCAACACAAGGGGAAATTACCCTCAATGGCGTGCCTGTGCGTCGTCCGGGGCCTGATCGCATGATGGTGTTTCAAAACTATGCGCTGCTGCCTTGGTTGACCGCCTACCAGAACATCGAGCTGGCAGTGAAGGCGGTTTATCCGCAGAAGACTCGGCAACGGCGCCGCCAAATTGTGGAGGAGCATTTGGAACTGGTGGGACTTACGGCGGCTGCCCATAAGCGCCCTGCCCAACTTTCGGGGGGGATGAAACAGCGGGTGGCCATTGCCCGTGCCCTTGCGATTCGCCCTGAAGTGTTGATTTTAGACGAACCCTTTGGTGCTCTCGATGCCATTACCAAAGAGGAGTTGCAGGATGAACTCCTGAAAATTTGGCGCAGCCACCGCCTGACGGTATTGATGATTACCCACGACATTGATGAAGCGCTGTACCTAGCGGATCGAGTGGTGATGATGACCAATGGCCCTGCCGCTCGCATTGGCGATATTTTGAAAATTCCTTTTCCGCGGCCACGGCGGCGATCGCAACTCCTTGAGGATCCGCAGTACTACCATCTCCGCAACCAAGTAGTTGACTTTTTGTACACGCGGTTTGGGCACTAG
- a CDS encoding nitrate reductase associated protein yields the protein MSYFFDFEAEFTASLRCIPMIVRYKLDLCGVKLKLLHWHQLSQEQRQWLVVTPCDTPEDQAHYRQQLRDWVTHNHGAPPSDLEIPQPYPWDITTELPETVQQQLTKVSHHSLTVEKWAALTPLQRFALVKLSQPGHENRNFWPALQEFGLA from the coding sequence ATGTCCTACTTTTTTGACTTTGAAGCTGAGTTCACGGCTTCATTGCGCTGTATTCCAATGATTGTTCGCTACAAGCTGGATCTGTGTGGGGTCAAGCTGAAGTTGCTCCACTGGCATCAACTCTCCCAAGAGCAGCGGCAATGGCTTGTGGTGACTCCCTGTGACACTCCAGAAGATCAGGCACACTATCGCCAACAACTGCGAGATTGGGTGACCCACAATCATGGTGCCCCCCCCAGTGATTTAGAGATTCCCCAACCCTATCCTTGGGACATCACCACCGAACTGCCAGAGACCGTGCAACAACAACTGACCAAGGTATCCCACCACAGCCTGACGGTGGAGAAATGGGCGGCTCTGACTCCCCTACAACGCTTTGCCCTTGTGAAGCTCAGCCAGCCCGGCCATGAGAATCGCAATTTTTGGCCAGCATTGCAGGAATTTGGTCTGGCCTAG
- a CDS encoding putative sulfate/molybdate transporter, producing the protein MLRERLRFNWQELSGSFGDLGTDLPLLVGIIMAAQLDSASVFTLFGVAQILTGVLYGLPMPMQPLKAMAVIVMTEKLSGSILWAGGLIVGAMMLVLTLTGILTRLARWIPQPVVRGCQLGLGLSLAAVALKTYLPTGDAFGYLLGAISFLILLLLPKEQGGPAGLLVVLLGVGVAMSRVLADPELHLTVAWQLPHVQSLEPQALIPGLLILALPQLPLSIANAVIATQQTAHDLFPDRPLSIRQIGLTYSLTNLLLPFFGGVPLCHGCSGLAGHYALGARTGGAVVIYGSLYLVLGLFFGSSVDKLLKIFPLSILGVILLFEAWVLMSFIKDQAPMPENWMITLLVGAIALSVPQGFLVGTLVGTTLYYLGRKMPLQLS; encoded by the coding sequence GTGTTGCGGGAGCGGCTGCGCTTTAATTGGCAAGAGCTTAGCGGCAGTTTTGGGGATTTGGGTACGGATTTGCCCCTATTGGTCGGGATTATCATGGCTGCCCAGTTGGATAGTGCTAGCGTCTTCACTTTGTTTGGAGTGGCACAAATTCTCACGGGGGTACTCTATGGCCTTCCTATGCCGATGCAACCCCTCAAGGCCATGGCGGTTATTGTGATGACGGAAAAACTCAGCGGCTCCATCCTTTGGGCAGGAGGATTAATAGTGGGAGCGATGATGCTGGTGTTGACGCTCACAGGGATCCTGACCCGACTGGCTCGCTGGATTCCCCAACCGGTGGTGCGGGGCTGTCAATTGGGCTTGGGACTGTCCTTGGCCGCCGTTGCTCTCAAAACCTATTTACCCACGGGTGATGCCTTTGGTTATCTCCTAGGTGCCATCAGCTTTTTAATCTTGCTACTACTGCCGAAGGAACAGGGGGGACCCGCAGGCCTACTGGTGGTGCTGTTGGGCGTGGGCGTGGCTATGAGCCGGGTGCTGGCTGATCCGGAATTGCACTTAACTGTTGCTTGGCAGCTTCCCCACGTGCAGTCTTTAGAGCCTCAGGCCTTGATTCCCGGACTCCTGATATTGGCACTGCCGCAGTTGCCGCTGTCGATCGCCAATGCAGTGATTGCAACCCAGCAAACTGCCCACGATCTCTTTCCCGATCGCCCCCTCTCGATTCGCCAAATTGGCCTCACGTATAGCCTCACCAACTTGCTCCTGCCCTTCTTTGGTGGTGTCCCCCTCTGCCATGGCTGTAGCGGTTTAGCAGGACACTATGCCCTAGGTGCCCGCACGGGTGGGGCGGTGGTGATCTATGGCAGTCTCTACCTTGTCTTGGGTCTCTTCTTTGGTTCCAGTGTGGATAAACTGCTGAAAATTTTTCCTCTTTCGATTTTGGGGGTAATTCTTTTGTTTGAAGCGTGGGTACTCATGAGCTTTATTAAAGATCAAGCCCCCATGCCCGAAAATTGGATGATTACCCTCTTGGTGGGGGCGATCGCCCTCAGTGTGCCCCAAGGCTTCTTAGTGGGCACCCTCGTTGGTACAACTCTGTACTACCTTGGCAGAAAAATGCCCCTACAACTGTCCTAG